The following proteins are co-located in the Streptomyces bottropensis ATCC 25435 genome:
- a CDS encoding glucosyl-3-phosphoglycerate synthase — protein sequence MLKEVERWLSTRSWSMADRPLHRIMAAKRACGQSVSVVLPALNEEETVGDIVAIIRHDLMRQVPLVDEIVVVDSGSTDRTSQVAAAAGARVVHRDDILPRVPTVPGKGEVLWRSLLVTSGDIVCFIDADLREFSSDFVSGIVGPLLTDPGVDLVKAMYDRPLGSAAGQGGRVTELMARPLLNMHWPQLAGFVQPLGGEYAARRSLLERLPFPVGYGVELGMLVDALHLVGLDALSQVDVGVRKHRHQDGQALGRMSAAIYRTAQLRLARGHLIRPVLTQFERGREGFEPRTYSVDLEERQPMVEIAEYAERKAA from the coding sequence GTGCTGAAGGAAGTCGAGCGCTGGCTGAGTACCCGCTCCTGGTCCATGGCCGACCGCCCGCTCCACAGGATCATGGCCGCCAAACGCGCCTGCGGCCAGTCGGTCAGCGTGGTCCTGCCCGCGCTGAACGAGGAGGAGACCGTCGGCGACATCGTCGCGATCATCCGCCACGACCTCATGCGGCAGGTCCCGCTCGTCGACGAGATCGTGGTCGTCGACTCCGGCTCCACCGACCGGACGTCGCAGGTCGCGGCGGCGGCCGGCGCGCGGGTCGTCCACCGCGACGACATACTGCCCCGCGTCCCGACCGTGCCCGGCAAGGGCGAGGTCCTGTGGCGCTCCCTGCTCGTCACGAGCGGTGACATCGTCTGCTTCATCGACGCGGACCTCAGGGAGTTCTCGTCCGACTTCGTCTCCGGGATCGTCGGCCCGCTGCTGACGGACCCCGGTGTCGACCTCGTCAAGGCGATGTACGACCGCCCCCTGGGCTCCGCCGCCGGCCAGGGCGGCCGTGTGACGGAACTCATGGCCCGTCCCCTGCTCAACATGCACTGGCCCCAGCTGGCCGGCTTCGTCCAGCCCCTCGGCGGCGAGTACGCGGCCCGCCGCTCCCTCCTGGAACGGCTCCCGTTCCCCGTCGGCTACGGCGTGGAGCTGGGCATGCTGGTCGACGCGCTGCACCTGGTCGGCCTCGACGCCCTGTCCCAGGTCGACGTGGGCGTCCGCAAACACCGCCACCAGGACGGGCAGGCGCTGGGCCGCATGTCCGCGGCGATCTACCGCACGGCCCAGCTCCGACTGGCCCGCGGCCACCTGATACGTCCCGTCCTGACGCAGTTCGAGCGCGGACGGGAGGGGTTCGAGCCGCGGACGTACTCGGTGGACCTGGAGGAACGGCAGCCGATGGTGGAGATCGCGGAGTACGCGGAGCGGAAGGCGGCGTAA
- a CDS encoding helix-turn-helix domain-containing protein: protein MPGPKDLDPSSSPRALLGAELRHARERAGLSQEDLGQRLFVSGSFVGQLESAVRRLQPEIARLIDVALETGDFFLRNCQATAKSKYPEHFAQAAEAEAVASRIREYAPMLIPGLLQNGAYARAVCIAHQPTAPDGAIDKLVSARLERAGLLDDPTKPLLRVVLDEAALRRVTGSPAVMVEALRHVAALVHRRRIIAQVLPFRAGAHTLMGGAIKLMGFDDAPPLVYFEGPGTGRLEDDPATVTRYELAYDLLGATALSPHESLALIESVAEDYAHEDQP, encoded by the coding sequence ATGCCAGGACCGAAGGATCTGGACCCGTCGTCGTCACCCCGGGCGCTGCTGGGGGCGGAGTTGCGGCACGCCCGGGAGAGGGCGGGGCTCAGCCAGGAGGACCTGGGCCAGCGGTTGTTCGTGAGCGGGTCGTTCGTGGGGCAACTGGAGTCGGCGGTACGGCGGTTGCAGCCGGAGATCGCACGGCTGATCGATGTGGCACTGGAGACGGGGGATTTTTTCCTGCGGAATTGCCAGGCCACCGCCAAGTCCAAGTATCCGGAGCACTTCGCGCAGGCAGCCGAGGCCGAGGCAGTCGCTTCGAGGATCAGGGAGTACGCGCCCATGCTCATCCCGGGGCTGCTCCAGAACGGCGCCTACGCTCGGGCCGTCTGCATCGCGCATCAGCCGACCGCCCCTGACGGGGCGATCGACAAGCTCGTCTCGGCACGGCTGGAACGAGCCGGGCTCCTCGACGATCCAACAAAGCCTCTGCTGAGGGTCGTACTGGACGAGGCGGCGTTGCGTCGCGTGACGGGCAGCCCTGCCGTCATGGTCGAGGCCCTTCGCCACGTCGCCGCCCTCGTCCACCGGCGTCGGATCATCGCGCAGGTGCTGCCGTTCAGGGCGGGGGCACACACACTGATGGGCGGGGCGATCAAGCTGATGGGCTTCGACGACGCTCCGCCCCTCGTCTACTTCGAGGGCCCCGGAACCGGCAGGCTGGAAGACGACCCGGCCACCGTCACTCGCTACGAACTGGCCTACGATTTACTGGGAGCCACCGCGCTCTCGCCCCACGAATCTCTGGCCTTGATCGAATCGGTGGCGGAGGATTACGCCCATGAAGATCAGCCCTGA
- the murQ gene encoding N-acetylmuramic acid 6-phosphate etherase: protein MAVRAELEALTTEAFRPELADIDQLPTLDIAKLMNAEDATVPTAVSAQLPLIAAAVDAIAERMARGGRLVYAGAGTAGRLGVLDASECPPTFNTAPTQVVGLIAGGRDAMITSIEGAEDSAELARTDLDALKLTPDDTVVGISASGRTPYAVGAVEHARAVGALTIGLSCNAASALAAAADHGIEIVAGPELVTGSTRLKAGTAQKLVLNMLSTITMIRLGKTYGNLMVDVRATNDKLRARSHRIVALATGATDTEIETALTATNGQVKHAILTILTGVDADTATRLLTENEGHLRAALTATTPH from the coding sequence ATGGCCGTGCGCGCCGAGTTGGAGGCGCTGACGACCGAGGCGTTCCGGCCGGAGCTGGCCGACATCGATCAGCTGCCGACGCTGGACATCGCGAAGCTGATGAACGCCGAGGACGCGACCGTGCCGACGGCGGTCTCCGCGCAGTTGCCGCTCATCGCGGCGGCCGTCGACGCGATCGCGGAGCGGATGGCCCGGGGCGGCCGGCTCGTCTACGCGGGGGCGGGTACGGCCGGGCGGCTGGGTGTCCTGGACGCGTCCGAGTGCCCGCCGACGTTCAACACCGCGCCCACGCAGGTCGTGGGCCTGATCGCGGGTGGCCGGGATGCCATGATCACCTCGATCGAGGGGGCGGAGGACTCGGCGGAGCTGGCCCGGACCGACCTCGACGCGCTCAAACTCACGCCCGACGACACCGTGGTCGGCATCTCCGCCTCCGGCCGCACCCCGTACGCGGTGGGCGCGGTGGAGCACGCGCGCGCGGTCGGCGCGCTCACCATCGGTCTGTCCTGCAACGCGGCCAGCGCGCTCGCCGCGGCGGCCGACCACGGCATCGAGATCGTCGCCGGACCCGAGCTGGTCACCGGCTCGACCCGCCTCAAGGCCGGCACGGCCCAGAAGCTGGTCCTCAACATGCTCTCGACGATCACCATGATCCGTCTCGGCAAGACCTACGGGAACCTCATGGTCGACGTCCGCGCCACCAACGACAAGCTTCGCGCCCGCTCCCACCGCATCGTCGCCCTCGCCACAGGCGCGACCGACACCGAGATCGAAACGGCCCTCACGGCCACGAACGGCCAGGTCAAGCACGCCATCCTCACCATCCTGACCGGCGTGGACGCGGACACCGCGACCCGCCTGCTGACGGAGAACGAGGGCCACCTACGGGCAGCCCTGACCGCCACGACACCCCACTGA
- a CDS encoding preprotein translocase subunit SecD, giving the protein MTFTSAEPVGPDTLERAAGLMRDRVKAAELTDVEVTVEEKRQITVAGPAESEESLKALGAPAELAFRPVLSQLPTQDEGTCGAQADASPSQPLRACGEQQGALSTYELGPVAVPGTDVSDAAADVDAARGGGWFVTLEFTSAGAKKFADVTGRLAQQTPPQNQFAIVLDGTVVSAPSVSTAITGGTAEISGDFTPQEAEELAANLDTGALPVRLRVSSVTTVPASQG; this is encoded by the coding sequence GTGACGTTCACGTCCGCCGAGCCGGTCGGCCCGGACACCCTGGAACGGGCCGCCGGGCTGATGCGGGACCGGGTGAAGGCGGCCGAGCTGACGGATGTCGAGGTGACGGTCGAGGAGAAGCGGCAGATCACGGTGGCCGGCCCGGCCGAGAGCGAGGAGTCGTTGAAGGCGCTGGGCGCGCCGGCCGAGCTGGCGTTCCGGCCGGTGCTCAGCCAGCTTCCGACGCAGGACGAGGGCACGTGCGGGGCGCAGGCGGACGCGTCCCCGTCGCAGCCCCTGAGGGCGTGCGGGGAGCAGCAGGGCGCCCTGTCCACGTACGAACTCGGCCCGGTCGCCGTGCCCGGCACGGATGTGTCCGACGCGGCGGCGGACGTCGACGCGGCGCGTGGCGGCGGCTGGTTCGTGACGCTGGAGTTCACCTCGGCGGGCGCGAAGAAGTTCGCCGACGTGACGGGCCGGCTGGCCCAGCAGACCCCGCCGCAGAACCAGTTCGCCATCGTCCTCGACGGCACGGTCGTCTCCGCTCCCTCCGTGAGTACCGCGATCACCGGTGGCACGGCCGAGATCTCCGGCGACTTCACCCCGCAGGAGGCCGAGGAGCTGGCGGCCAACCTGGACACGGGCGCCCTGCCCGTGCGCCTGAGGGTGTCCTCCGTGACGACGGTGCCGGCTTCTCAGGGCTGA
- a CDS encoding NADH:flavin oxidoreductase, which translates to MTTASTSRAAEVLSRPVTINGLTVPNRIVMAPMTRTFSPGGVPGADVAAYYGRRATAGVGLIVTEGTYVGHETAGDVDNVPRFAGEEQLAGWAKVAEAVHAGGGTIVPQLWHIGAVRQQGQLFPEAPVLGPSGLRVDGTEAEGGRAMTQADIDEVIEAFARSAAEAERIGMDGVELHGAHGYLIDQFLWERTNRRTDAYGGDLVARTKFAAAVVAAVRDSVSADFPVIFRYSQWKQDGYDARLAQTPEELEALLNPLVAAGVDAFHASTRRYWQAEFDGSELNLAGWTKKLTGKPTITVGSVGLDGEFLTAFAGESAPSKGIDDLLNSLEADEFDLVAVGRALLQDPEWAAKVLDGRFDELKAFQPSALTSLS; encoded by the coding sequence GTGACCACCGCCTCCACCTCCCGTGCCGCCGAGGTCCTGTCCCGGCCCGTCACGATCAACGGCCTGACCGTCCCGAACCGGATCGTCATGGCGCCCATGACGCGGACGTTCTCGCCCGGTGGTGTGCCGGGGGCGGACGTGGCCGCGTACTACGGGCGGCGGGCGACCGCGGGGGTCGGGCTGATCGTGACCGAGGGGACCTACGTCGGGCACGAGACGGCCGGGGACGTGGACAACGTGCCGAGGTTCGCCGGTGAGGAGCAGCTCGCGGGGTGGGCGAAGGTCGCGGAGGCGGTGCATGCCGGGGGCGGCACGATCGTCCCGCAGCTGTGGCACATCGGGGCCGTCCGGCAGCAGGGACAGCTCTTCCCCGAGGCGCCGGTCCTCGGCCCGTCCGGTCTGCGGGTCGACGGCACCGAGGCCGAGGGCGGCCGGGCCATGACGCAGGCCGACATCGACGAGGTCATCGAGGCCTTCGCCAGGTCCGCAGCCGAGGCCGAGCGCATCGGCATGGACGGCGTCGAGCTGCACGGCGCCCACGGCTACCTGATCGACCAGTTCCTCTGGGAGCGCACCAACCGTCGTACGGACGCCTACGGCGGTGACCTCGTCGCCCGGACGAAGTTCGCGGCGGCGGTCGTGGCGGCCGTGCGGGACTCCGTGTCCGCCGACTTCCCCGTCATCTTCCGCTACTCGCAGTGGAAGCAGGACGGGTACGACGCCCGCCTCGCCCAGACGCCCGAGGAGCTGGAGGCGCTGCTGAACCCGCTCGTCGCGGCCGGCGTCGACGCCTTCCACGCGTCCACGCGCCGTTACTGGCAGGCGGAGTTCGACGGTTCCGAGCTGAACCTCGCGGGCTGGACGAAGAAGCTCACCGGCAAGCCCACCATCACGGTCGGCTCGGTCGGCCTGGACGGCGAGTTCCTCACCGCGTTCGCCGGCGAGAGTGCGCCGTCGAAGGGTATCGACGACCTGCTGAACAGCCTGGAGGCCGACGAGTTCGATCTCGTCGCCGTGGGCCGGGCGCTGCTCCAGGACCCGGAGTGGGCCGCGAAGGTCCTCGACGGCCGCTTCGACGAACTGAAGGCGTTCCAGCCGTCGGCGCTGACGTCGCTCAGCTGA
- the groL gene encoding chaperonin GroEL (60 kDa chaperone family; promotes refolding of misfolded polypeptides especially under stressful conditions; forms two stacked rings of heptamers to form a barrel-shaped 14mer; ends can be capped by GroES; misfolded proteins enter the barrel where they are refolded when GroES binds), translated as MAKIIAFDEEARRGLERGMNQLADAVKVTLGPKGRNVVLEKKWGAPTITNDGVSIAKEIELEDPYEKIGAELVKEVAKKTDDVAGDGTTTATVLAQALVREGLRNVAAGANPMALKRGIEKAVEAVSGALLEQAKDVETKEQIASTASISAADTQIGELIAEAMDKVGKEGVITVEESQTFGLELELTEGMRFDKGYISAYFATDMERMEAVLDDPYILIANSKIANVKDLLPLLEKVMQSGKPLLIIAEDVEGEALSTLVVNKIRGTFKSVAVKAPGFGDRRKAMLNDIAILTGGEVISEEVGLKLENTSIDLLGRARKVVITKDETTIVDGSGSSEQVQGRVNQIRAEIENSDSDYDREKLQERLAKLAGGVAVIKAGAATEVELKERKHRIEDAVRNAKAAVEEGIVAGGGVALLQATSVFEKLDLEGDELTGANAVKLALEAPLKQIAVNGGLEGGVIVEKVRNLPVGHGLNAATGEYVDMIAEGIIDPAKVTRSALQNAASIAALFLTTEAVIADKPEKAGAGAGAGGGMPGGDMDF; from the coding sequence ATGGCCAAGATCATCGCGTTCGACGAGGAGGCACGGCGCGGCCTCGAGCGCGGCATGAACCAGCTCGCGGACGCCGTCAAGGTGACGCTCGGCCCCAAGGGCCGCAACGTCGTCCTCGAGAAGAAGTGGGGCGCCCCCACGATCACCAACGATGGTGTTTCCATCGCCAAGGAGATCGAGCTCGAGGACCCGTACGAGAAGATCGGCGCCGAGCTGGTCAAGGAAGTCGCGAAGAAGACGGACGACGTAGCCGGTGACGGCACGACGACCGCGACCGTCCTGGCCCAGGCCCTGGTGCGCGAGGGTCTGCGCAACGTGGCCGCCGGCGCCAACCCGATGGCCCTCAAGCGCGGCATCGAGAAGGCCGTCGAGGCCGTCTCCGGCGCCCTGCTGGAGCAGGCGAAGGATGTCGAGACCAAGGAGCAGATCGCTTCCACGGCCTCCATCTCCGCCGCCGACACCCAGATCGGCGAGCTCATCGCCGAGGCGATGGACAAGGTCGGCAAGGAAGGCGTCATCACCGTCGAGGAGTCCCAGACCTTCGGTCTGGAGCTGGAGCTCACCGAGGGTATGCGCTTCGACAAGGGCTACATCTCGGCGTACTTCGCCACCGACATGGAGCGTATGGAGGCCGTCCTCGACGACCCGTACATCCTGATCGCGAACTCCAAGATCGCGAACGTCAAGGACCTGCTCCCGCTCCTGGAGAAGGTCATGCAGTCGGGCAAGCCGCTGCTGATCATCGCCGAGGACGTCGAGGGCGAGGCCCTGTCGACCCTGGTCGTCAACAAGATCCGCGGCACCTTCAAGTCCGTCGCCGTCAAGGCCCCGGGCTTCGGTGACCGCCGCAAGGCGATGCTGAACGACATCGCCATCCTCACCGGTGGCGAGGTCATCTCCGAGGAGGTCGGTCTCAAGCTCGAGAACACCTCCATCGACCTCCTGGGCCGTGCCCGCAAGGTCGTCATCACCAAGGACGAGACCACCATCGTCGACGGGTCCGGCTCCTCGGAGCAGGTCCAGGGCCGGGTCAACCAGATCCGCGCCGAGATCGAGAACAGCGACTCGGACTACGACCGCGAGAAGCTCCAGGAGCGCCTGGCGAAGCTCGCGGGCGGCGTGGCCGTCATCAAGGCCGGTGCCGCGACCGAGGTCGAGCTCAAGGAGCGCAAGCACCGCATCGAGGACGCCGTTCGCAACGCGAAGGCGGCCGTCGAGGAGGGCATCGTCGCCGGTGGTGGCGTGGCCCTGCTCCAGGCCACCTCGGTCTTCGAGAAGCTGGACCTGGAGGGTGACGAGCTGACCGGCGCCAACGCCGTGAAGCTCGCCCTGGAGGCCCCGCTCAAGCAGATCGCCGTCAACGGCGGCCTTGAGGGCGGTGTCATCGTCGAGAAGGTGCGCAACCTGCCCGTCGGCCACGGCCTGAACGCCGCGACCGGTGAGTACGTCGACATGATCGCCGAGGGCATCATCGACCCGGCGAAGGTCACGCGCTCCGCGCTGCAGAACGCGGCCTCCATCGCCGCGCTGTTCCTCACCACCGAGGCCGTCATCGCCGACAAGCCGGAGAAGGCCGGTGCCGGCGCCGGCGCCGGTGGCGGCATGCCGGGCGGTGACATGGACTTCTGA
- a CDS encoding MoaD/ThiS family protein produces MSVNVRIPTILRTYTGGQAEVQAEGANLAEVIADLEKNHNGIAARVLDDQGKLRRFVNVYVNDDDVRFEQGLETATPDGAGVSIIPAVAGG; encoded by the coding sequence ATGAGCGTCAACGTCCGCATCCCCACCATCCTTCGCACCTATACCGGTGGGCAGGCCGAGGTCCAGGCCGAGGGGGCCAACCTCGCCGAGGTGATCGCCGACCTGGAGAAGAACCACAACGGGATCGCCGCCCGGGTTCTCGATGATCAGGGCAAGCTGCGGCGGTTCGTGAATGTGTACGTGAATGACGACGATGTCCGGTTCGAGCAGGGGCTGGAGACGGCGACGCCGGACGGTGCGGGCGTGTCGATCATTCCCGCGGTCGCCGGTGGCTGA
- a CDS encoding DUF397 domain-containing protein → MKISPEYGLHSVTWRKSTYSDGSGGNCLEVAHWYKSSYSEGSGGNCLEVAEGHPTHIPVRDSKTPLGPALVFRAEAWSAFVEDLKQ, encoded by the coding sequence ATGAAGATCAGCCCTGAGTACGGCCTCCACTCGGTGACCTGGCGCAAGTCCACGTACAGCGACGGCAGCGGCGGCAACTGCCTAGAAGTGGCCCACTGGTACAAGTCCAGCTACAGCGAGGGCAGCGGCGGCAACTGCCTAGAGGTCGCCGAAGGCCACCCCACCCACATCCCCGTGCGGGACTCCAAGACCCCCCTCGGCCCGGCACTCGTGTTCCGGGCCGAGGCGTGGTCCGCGTTCGTCGAAGACCTCAAGCAGTAG
- the thrC gene encoding threonine synthase, with the protein MAAQTVASTIDSTSTVDLGPAAALSCRECGHRVPLGPVFACEECFGPLEIAYDYSAYDTEELRKTIESGPANIWRYAPLLPVPADVATKPNINPGWTQLVKADNLAAALGVDAGKLFIKDDSGNPTHSFKDRVVAQALEAARAFGFTTLSCSSTGNLAGAVGAAAARAGFRSCVFIPHDLEQGKVVMAAVYGGELVGIEGNYDDVNRFCSELIGDPAGEGWGFVNVNLRPYYAEGSKTLAYEICEQLGWKLPDQLVVPIASGSQLTKIDKGLQELIKLGLVEDKPYKIYGAQAEGCSPVSVAYKAGHDVVRPQKPNTIAKSLAIGNPADGPYVLDIARRTGGAVEDVTDEQIVEAIKLLARTEGIFAETAGGVTVGVTKKLIEDGVLDPTLTTVVLNTGDGLKTLDAVAGTGLTATIRPSLDAFRDAGLA; encoded by the coding sequence ATGGCTGCGCAGACTGTTGCAAGCACCATCGATTCCACCTCCACAGTAGACCTCGGGCCCGCCGCCGCCCTGAGCTGTCGGGAATGCGGTCACCGGGTACCGCTCGGACCGGTCTTCGCCTGTGAGGAGTGTTTCGGGCCTCTGGAGATCGCGTACGACTACTCCGCGTACGACACGGAGGAGCTGCGGAAGACGATCGAGTCCGGCCCCGCGAACATCTGGCGGTACGCGCCCCTGCTGCCCGTCCCGGCCGACGTGGCGACCAAGCCGAACATCAACCCCGGCTGGACCCAGCTCGTCAAGGCAGACAACCTGGCCGCCGCGCTCGGCGTCGACGCCGGCAAGCTGTTCATCAAGGACGACTCCGGCAACCCGACGCACTCCTTCAAGGACCGTGTCGTCGCCCAGGCGCTGGAAGCCGCCCGTGCCTTCGGCTTCACCACCCTCTCCTGCTCCTCCACGGGCAACCTGGCCGGTGCCGTCGGCGCCGCCGCCGCCCGCGCCGGTTTCCGGTCCTGCGTGTTCATCCCGCACGACCTGGAGCAGGGCAAGGTCGTCATGGCCGCGGTCTACGGCGGCGAGCTGGTCGGCATCGAGGGCAACTACGACGACGTGAACCGCTTCTGCTCCGAGCTGATCGGCGACCCGGCCGGCGAGGGCTGGGGCTTCGTGAACGTCAACCTGCGGCCGTACTACGCGGAGGGCTCCAAGACCCTGGCGTACGAGATCTGCGAGCAGCTCGGCTGGAAGCTGCCGGACCAGCTGGTCGTGCCGATCGCCTCCGGATCGCAGCTCACGAAGATCGACAAGGGCCTCCAGGAGCTGATCAAGCTCGGCCTCGTCGAGGACAAGCCGTACAAGATCTACGGTGCGCAGGCCGAGGGGTGCTCGCCGGTGTCGGTGGCCTACAAGGCGGGCCACGACGTAGTGCGGCCGCAGAAGCCGAACACCATCGCCAAGTCGCTCGCGATCGGCAACCCGGCGGACGGTCCCTACGTGCTCGACATCGCGCGGCGGACCGGCGGGGCCGTGGAGGACGTGACGGACGAGCAGATCGTCGAGGCGATCAAGCTGCTGGCGCGGACCGAGGGGATCTTCGCGGAGACCGCCGGCGGGGTGACCGTCGGCGTCACGAAGAAGCTGATCGAGGACGGCGTCCTCGACCCGACGCTGACCACGGTCGTGCTCAACACCGGTGACGGTCTCAAGACGCTGGACGCGGTGGCCGGGACCGGCCTGACCGCGACCATCCGGCCCAGCCTCGATGCGTTCCGAGACGCCGGTCTCGCGTAA
- a CDS encoding cold-shock protein, with the protein MAQGTVKWFNAEKGYGFIAVDGGADVFVHYSAIQMDGYRTLEEGQRVEFEISQGQKGPQADMVRLAAG; encoded by the coding sequence ATGGCTCAGGGCACCGTCAAGTGGTTCAACGCGGAGAAGGGGTACGGCTTCATCGCGGTCGACGGTGGTGCGGATGTATTCGTCCACTACAGCGCGATTCAGATGGACGGCTACCGCACCCTGGAAGAGGGCCAGCGGGTCGAGTTCGAGATCTCGCAGGGTCAGAAGGGGCCGCAGGCGGACATGGTCCGACTCGCGGCCGGCTGA
- a CDS encoding alpha,alpha-trehalose-phosphate synthase (UDP-forming): MASTHGPAHVLVASNRGPVTYTLDERTDTLGAKRGGGGLVSGLSAIDPSSGAVWVCSALGDGDREAVRRGIAEPGVRMLDIPADVHHDAYNGVANSTLWFVHHMLYQTPLEPAFDAEFRRQWAAYETYNRAFAEALADEAAEGAAVLVQDYHLVLVPRMLRELRPDLRIGHFSHTPWAPVDYFRMLPDDIAAQVLDGILGADRAAFLTRRWADAFTACCHAVLGPDAASGTRIGVHGLGADADFLRTRAHQADVDERIVTLREQIGTAPDGTPRRTIVRVDRTELSKNIVRGLHAYRQLLDDRPTWRERVVHVAFAYPSRQDLAVYRDYMAEVQRVADDINERYGTPDWTPVLLHLKDDFARSLAAYRLADVALVNPIRDGMNLVAKEVPVISEEGCVLVLSREAGAYEELGDDAVVVNPYDVVGTAAALDEALNLPAAERAERGKRLVAAATALPPTQWFLDQLRALEEAPR; encoded by the coding sequence ATGGCATCAACGCACGGCCCGGCCCACGTACTCGTCGCGTCCAACCGGGGACCCGTCACCTACACGCTGGACGAGAGGACCGACACGCTCGGCGCGAAGCGCGGCGGCGGCGGTCTCGTCTCGGGCCTCTCCGCGATCGACCCGTCCTCCGGCGCCGTCTGGGTGTGCTCCGCCCTGGGCGACGGCGACCGCGAGGCCGTACGACGCGGCATCGCCGAACCGGGCGTGCGCATGCTCGACATCCCCGCCGACGTGCACCACGACGCGTACAACGGCGTCGCCAACTCCACGCTGTGGTTCGTGCACCACATGCTCTACCAGACCCCGCTGGAACCGGCCTTCGACGCGGAGTTCCGGCGGCAGTGGGCGGCGTACGAGACGTACAACCGCGCCTTCGCCGAGGCGCTCGCCGACGAGGCGGCGGAGGGCGCGGCCGTCCTGGTGCAGGACTACCACCTGGTCCTGGTCCCCCGCATGCTGCGCGAACTCCGCCCCGACCTGCGCATCGGCCACTTCTCGCACACCCCGTGGGCGCCCGTCGACTACTTCCGGATGCTCCCCGACGACATCGCCGCGCAGGTGCTCGACGGCATCCTCGGCGCCGACCGCGCCGCGTTCCTCACCCGGCGGTGGGCGGACGCGTTCACCGCGTGCTGTCACGCCGTCCTCGGCCCCGACGCCGCGTCCGGCACGAGGATCGGCGTGCACGGCCTGGGCGCCGACGCCGACTTCCTGCGGACCCGTGCCCACCAGGCGGACGTCGACGAACGCATCGTCACGCTGCGGGAGCAGATCGGCACGGCCCCCGACGGCACCCCGCGCCGCACGATCGTCCGCGTCGACCGCACCGAGCTGTCGAAGAACATCGTGCGCGGCCTGCACGCCTACCGGCAGCTCCTCGACGACCGGCCGACCTGGCGCGAGCGCGTCGTGCACGTCGCCTTCGCGTACCCGTCGCGGCAGGACCTCGCGGTGTACCGGGACTACATGGCCGAGGTCCAGCGGGTCGCGGACGACATCAACGAGCGGTACGGGACACCGGACTGGACCCCGGTCCTCCTCCACCTCAAGGACGACTTCGCACGCTCCCTCGCCGCGTACCGTCTCGCGGACGTGGCCCTGGTGAACCCCATCCGCGACGGCATGAACCTCGTCGCCAAGGAGGTGCCGGTGATCTCCGAGGAGGGGTGCGTGCTGGTGCTGTCGCGGGAGGCCGGGGCGTACGAGGAGCTGGGGGACGACGCCGTGGTGGTGAACCCGTACGACGTGGTGGGTACGGCGGCCGCGCTGGACGAGGCGTTGAACCTGCCGGCGGCCGAGCGGGCGGAGCGGGGCAAGCGGCTGGTCGCGGCGGCCACCGCGCTGCCGCCCACGCAGTGGTTCCTGGACCAGCTGAGGGCGCTGGAGGAGGCCCCCCGGTAG
- a CDS encoding DinB family protein, whose product MTNTATGERAELLEALSKQRHFMRFTTRDLTDEEAGRRTTTSELCLGGLIKHVTSVERNWAAFIVDGPSTMPDFTAMTEADWAKRADEFRMLPGETLAGALAEYAEVADRTDELVATLPDLNASHPLPKAPWFEEEASWSARRVLLHIIAETAQHAGHADIIRESLDGAKSMG is encoded by the coding sequence ATGACCAACACCGCAACCGGCGAGCGCGCGGAACTGCTGGAAGCCCTCTCCAAGCAGCGCCATTTCATGCGGTTCACCACGCGCGACCTCACCGACGAGGAGGCAGGTCGTCGCACCACGACCAGTGAACTGTGCCTGGGCGGCCTGATCAAGCACGTCACGTCGGTGGAACGGAACTGGGCGGCCTTCATCGTGGACGGACCCTCGACGATGCCGGACTTCACCGCCATGACCGAGGCGGACTGGGCGAAGCGCGCCGACGAGTTCCGGATGCTGCCCGGCGAGACGCTGGCCGGTGCGCTGGCGGAGTACGCCGAGGTGGCCGACCGGACCGACGAACTGGTGGCCACACTGCCCGACCTGAACGCGTCCCACCCGCTCCCGAAGGCCCCCTGGTTCGAAGAGGAGGCGAGCTGGTCGGCCCGCAGGGTGCTGCTGCACATCATCGCCGAGACCGCGCAGCACGCCGGTCACGCGGACATCATCCGGGAGTCCCTGGACGGCGCGAAGAGCATGGGCTGA